In Fusobacterium russii ATCC 25533, the following are encoded in one genomic region:
- a CDS encoding Imm49 family immunity protein, translating to MLVSEKKKKERIELLLSNIRVYKKHENSALDFINKRGGNPLACMRSNGSLYEFKASECLLFYKDIETFKKYMYIYAKLSILGYDGRGFLRGSKLGFWGILMSNNREILDFIIRNIDIIAYEEKKDEYMKTKTYRFLSRTILLAIKGEWEDVIRRANIYLKNPSKDSYNKYTYLEFEFLKALAEKDVEKMKETLNQMLDKKVAKKMLYDMDVAFDFYLHMFVIMYAKIAMYHGFDLGIDNEIAP from the coding sequence ATGTTAGTGAGTGAAAAAAAGAAGAAAGAAAGAATAGAACTTTTATTGAGTAATATAAGAGTTTATAAAAAACATGAAAATAGTGCTTTAGATTTTATAAATAAAAGAGGAGGGAATCCACTAGCCTGTATGAGATCTAATGGAAGTTTATATGAATTTAAAGCATCAGAATGTTTATTATTTTATAAGGATATCGAAACTTTTAAAAAATATATGTATATATATGCAAAATTAAGTATATTAGGCTATGATGGAAGAGGTTTTTTAAGAGGAAGTAAATTAGGATTTTGGGGAATCTTAATGTCAAATAATAGAGAAATATTAGACTTTATAATAAGAAATATAGATATTATAGCTTATGAAGAGAAAAAAGATGAATATATGAAAACTAAAACATATAGATTTCTATCAAGAACTATACTTCTTGCAATAAAAGGAGAATGGGAGGATGTAATAAGGAGAGCAAATATATATTTAAAAAATCCTTCTAAAGATTCGTATAATAAATACACATATTTAGAATTTGAATTTTTAAAAGCATTAGCAGAAAAAGATGTTGAGAAAATGAAAGAAACTTTAAATCAAATGCTTGATAAGAAAGTTGCAAAAAAAATGTTATATGATATGGATGTAGCCTTTGATTTCTACTTACATATGTTTGTAATAATGTATGCAAAGATAGCAATGTATCATGGATTTGATTTAGGAATAGATAATGAAATAGCGCC